Part of the Mya arenaria isolate MELC-2E11 chromosome 8, ASM2691426v1 genome, TATCCGTTTTATTAGAGACTCGTTCGTGAAAGATGAGCCGGTTGGAGCCGCCTTTGGTATTCAGTGGGATGACAACGCCGACGGCTTCTGGCGTCACGCTTTCAGTGAAGGTCTATCACTGGCTGTCGTGTCGGCTAATAGTGGACAGGTGATTGCTATACGTGGAATTGCGCCTATAACCCGTGGTGTGAACTACGATGTACCGGATTCTGCCGACGACAGGCTGAAGCGGTTTCTATCTTATATGAACTACTGCCACGAGAAGTCCAATTTCTTCCAGCACTATGATATCCAAGAGGCCCTGCATTTTTTTGGTCTGGGGGTGCATGAGGCTTACCGACGGAAGGGAATCGCTACAAAATTGTTCCAGACAGCATTAGCTTTCGTTAAGAGCCTCGGTTTGGACAAGGTGTATGTTAAAGGCGAATCATCGTCGGATTTTTCAAGAAGAATTTACGATAAATTTGGATTCGAGCTATTGTTGGAGAACTTTTACAAAGATTGCACGTTTGCTGGTGCGGGTGGTTTAAAGGTGACAGGAGGCCATGCTGCGTACAGTGACTATGGGAAGTGTATAACAAATGAATGATTCAATAACACTTGTggatttaaaatttattttgtaacctTAAGAATATGGATATTGTAATTAGTAATATAAGTAATTATTACTGCATCCACTCTACCAAGTAAGGTTTAAAGTTGCTAAGCGAGTTTTGTATAGTTCTGATCTTGAGGTTTGGATGAAGTTGCTGTTTTGTAACATGTTGTCAAGCTTACAGTGTAGCAAGAAGCGTGcgtttattgatattattgtagTTTATACGCACGGAATTTATTGCACGGTTAGGCTCTGCTTACTAGTAATCgtttatgaatgaataaaaacattgaaacactATAATATGACATAATGCAAGCATACACTGCATACTTGTCTGTTATATTGTACTGCATGAAACCAAAGTTAAGATTCTATCCATTATTATACGTTGCTTTGTTTGGACATTTTTCGTCTATCTAAAGCTGTATTGGGTATTCCTTGCGCTTACACACTTAATGAACTATACGATAAAACTCTCATTAAAATTTGTAACACAAGAATAGTAGGGAAACATCCAATACTGGACATGCAGACTTCTACCttgaagtatgtatttttttttatttatatatgcatgtattagGTAAAGAAATATAATAGAAATGTTAGCTTGAATCTTCGACAATTGAACGCTCTTTTCAGCGATGACTtcagaaaaaatgtcaattatgGTTAGCACATTTGCCGTTTGACAGATAGCATATAgtgtcaaaaatattatttagttCCGGTTTCATACCTCCAGAAAGTAGGTTAGGTAAGCCAGAAagtcttcttcttttttttttttttttttattaggccattttgttttatgaGATTTTTAAGTTTCCAaaaactgtaaataatttgtatgCCGAATAACATCTATAGTATATAATACAACCAGTTAAAGCATCGCTGGTCATGTTAAAAGCctaaacacaattttaacttttaaaaaattaataaaaagaaatcggACAAATAGTTCTCAaggcaataaaaataatt contains:
- the LOC128243551 gene encoding uncharacterized protein LOC128243551, whose product is MANLQGTALTKENIEGAFRQVKDLYPVPEGEVRLVSPEIIESAIRFIRDSFVKDEPVGAAFGIQWDDNADGFWRHAFSEGLSLAVVSANSGQVIAIRGIAPITRGVNYDVPDSADDRLKRFLSYMNYCHEKSNFFQHYDIQEALHFFGLGVHEAYRRKGIATKLFQTALAFVKSLGLDKVYVKGESSSDFSRRIYDKFGFELLLENFYKDCTFAGAGGLKVTGGHAAYSDYGKCITNE